The Thermoclostridium stercorarium subsp. stercorarium DSM 8532 genome contains a region encoding:
- a CDS encoding ABC transporter ATP-binding protein translates to MSNNTFQEEVFSKGVNIDLWKKLLKYAKPYTKELILLSFFMAMLAAFDAIIPLMQRYAIDNFIVVHSTSGAAVFFAVYVLVVVLQTIIIKVMISCAGYVETGICYDIRKDGFEHLQRLSFSYYDTTPVGWMMSRLTSDIWRLGNTLSWGLVDFAWGFCMMVITSIVMLVLEWKLALLTFTVIPLLFVVSIYFQKRILLNHRDIRKTNSLITAAFNEGIQGVKTTKTLVREEGNLEDFMKLTGEMNRKSISAATFAAIYMPIVTLLGSIAAGIVLWKGGNRLMAGTLSYGTLAAFISYAIQFFFPIRDMARIFTDLQSAQASAERIMSLLETKPDIVDDEEELARKGLNDRRNWPKIKGNIVFENVSFAYKNGEKVLENFNLTVKAGEKIALVGDTGAGKSTIVNLACRFYEPTEGRILIDGYDYTKMPMMWLHSNLGYVLQTPHLFSGTIKENILYGKPDATDEEIIRASKLVNLHDIVMKMEKGYDTPVGEGGSLLSTGEKQLVSFARAIIADPAIFVLDEATSSVDTETEHLIQGAIANILKNRTSFIIAHRLSTIRSCDRILVIRDGKIIEEGTHKELLARKGHYAKLYTSQFMMQLNHNDTLFNEN, encoded by the coding sequence ATGAGTAATAACACATTTCAGGAGGAAGTATTTTCAAAAGGTGTTAACATAGATTTGTGGAAAAAGCTTTTGAAATATGCGAAACCGTATACAAAGGAATTGATACTGCTGAGTTTTTTCATGGCAATGCTGGCGGCATTTGATGCAATTATTCCGCTTATGCAGAGATATGCCATAGACAATTTTATTGTTGTGCATTCCACGTCAGGCGCTGCGGTGTTTTTTGCCGTTTACGTTCTGGTTGTGGTTTTGCAGACTATTATAATCAAGGTTATGATTTCATGCGCCGGATATGTGGAAACAGGAATATGCTATGACATAAGGAAAGACGGGTTCGAACATCTTCAGCGGCTTTCTTTCTCGTATTATGACACAACCCCGGTGGGTTGGATGATGTCGAGGCTGACGTCGGACATATGGAGGCTTGGCAACACGCTGTCATGGGGATTGGTTGACTTTGCCTGGGGCTTTTGCATGATGGTTATTACAAGTATAGTAATGCTGGTACTCGAATGGAAGCTGGCGCTGCTTACATTTACCGTAATTCCCCTTTTGTTCGTGGTTAGCATTTATTTTCAGAAAAGAATACTTCTGAACCACCGCGACATCCGTAAAACAAACTCCCTGATAACTGCCGCGTTCAACGAAGGAATTCAGGGAGTGAAAACCACAAAGACTCTTGTACGGGAAGAGGGTAATCTGGAGGATTTCATGAAACTTACAGGCGAAATGAACCGGAAATCAATAAGCGCCGCGACCTTTGCCGCAATATACATGCCCATTGTAACCCTTCTTGGAAGCATAGCCGCGGGCATAGTGCTGTGGAAGGGCGGAAACAGGCTTATGGCAGGAACACTGAGCTATGGTACGCTGGCGGCATTTATATCCTATGCCATACAGTTTTTCTTTCCGATAAGGGATATGGCAAGAATTTTCACCGATCTTCAGTCTGCGCAGGCTTCGGCGGAGCGGATAATGTCACTGCTGGAGACAAAGCCCGACATAGTGGACGACGAGGAGGAACTTGCCAGAAAGGGACTCAATGACAGAAGAAACTGGCCTAAAATAAAAGGGAACATAGTTTTTGAAAATGTTTCCTTTGCCTATAAAAACGGCGAAAAGGTGTTGGAAAACTTCAATCTGACGGTAAAGGCCGGGGAAAAGATCGCTCTTGTAGGCGATACCGGCGCAGGAAAGAGTACCATTGTTAACCTGGCCTGCAGATTTTACGAACCGACCGAAGGCAGGATTTTGATTGACGGCTATGACTATACGAAAATGCCAATGATGTGGCTGCATTCAAATCTCGGCTATGTCCTTCAAACGCCGCACCTTTTCAGCGGCACCATTAAGGAGAATATACTGTACGGTAAGCCCGACGCCACAGATGAGGAAATAATAAGAGCCAGCAAACTTGTAAACTTGCACGATATTGTGATGAAAATGGAAAAGGGATATGATACCCCTGTGGGGGAAGGTGGCTCGCTTTTATCCACAGGGGAAAAACAGCTTGTATCCTTTGCGAGGGCGATTATAGCCGATCCTGCCATATTTGTCCTTGACGAGGCGACATCGTCGGTGGATACCGAAACCGAGCATCTGATTCAGGGCGCAATAGCCAACATACTCAAAAACAGAACCAGCTTTATTATAGCCCACAGGCTTTCCACTATACGTTCATGTGACAGAATACTGGTAATAAGGGACGGCAAGATTATAGAGGAAGGAACCCATAAGGAGCTTCTGGCACGCAAAGGCCACTATGCAAAGCTTTATACCAGCCAGTTTATGATGCAGTTAAATCATAATGATACGCTGTTTAACGAAAATTAA
- a CDS encoding DUF4097 family beta strand repeat-containing protein, with translation MGIISDLKKMGGYVVDEESEVSAHEKDEISVDADAADVNIYTHAHDSVKARLHGKVMAAKESAVPCLELKECDGAVVVRVKYPENFSFRFYCSVQLDVTIPENWTNKLQISTVSGDIYADKLTGSDIFVKSTSGDITIRDVTGKNITSGTVSGETEINKADGENGFFESVSGSIRTDDASFLYNFEAITVSGDLKINRLECATAKAGTTSGDIEMACVSAGNVKAETGSGDIKIRIGKGSLELITSSGNIKAEVDEGFNSIKARSVSGDIKLHLPAASEFSLKAESVSGDIKCNFPVRVVSADDNCLTGVTGSGRGEIAASSVSGDVLIT, from the coding sequence ATGGGTATAATATCGGATTTAAAAAAAATGGGCGGCTATGTGGTAGATGAGGAAAGTGAGGTTTCGGCACACGAAAAGGATGAAATTTCGGTGGATGCGGATGCTGCGGATGTAAACATTTATACTCATGCTCACGACAGTGTAAAAGCCCGTCTGCACGGTAAGGTTATGGCAGCCAAAGAGTCCGCCGTACCATGCCTGGAACTGAAAGAATGCGACGGTGCAGTGGTTGTAAGGGTTAAATATCCTGAAAATTTCAGTTTCCGTTTCTATTGTTCCGTGCAACTGGATGTTACAATACCCGAAAACTGGACGAATAAACTGCAGATCAGTACCGTATCAGGCGATATTTACGCAGACAAACTTACGGGTTCGGATATATTTGTAAAAAGCACTTCAGGAGATATAACAATACGGGACGTAACCGGAAAAAATATCACATCCGGAACTGTTTCGGGCGAAACCGAGATAAATAAGGCTGACGGAGAGAACGGATTTTTTGAGTCTGTTTCGGGGAGCATACGGACGGATGATGCGTCTTTTTTGTATAATTTTGAGGCAATAACGGTATCGGGGGATTTAAAAATTAATAGGCTGGAATGCGCCACGGCAAAAGCCGGGACAACCTCGGGAGATATTGAAATGGCCTGTGTAAGTGCCGGGAACGTCAAGGCTGAGACAGGCTCAGGTGACATAAAAATACGGATTGGAAAGGGTTCTTTGGAATTGATAACGTCTTCGGGTAATATAAAGGCAGAAGTAGATGAAGGTTTTAATTCAATTAAGGCGCGAAGCGTGTCGGGGGACATTAAACTCCATTTACCTGCAGCCAGTGAGTTTTCCCTGAAAGCAGAAAGCGTTTCCGGGGATATAAAATGCAATTTTCCGGTCAGGGTTGTTTCGGCCGACGACAACTGCCTGACGGGCGTTACGGGAAGCGGACGCGGTGAAATTGCCGCCAGTTCGGTATCCGGTGATGTTCTGATAACTTAA
- a CDS encoding LacI family DNA-binding transcriptional regulator: MAVTIKDIAKVAGVSYATVSRALNDHPEISDETKKRIKEIAKQMGYTPNAVARGLVKKNTNMIALLIPDITNPFYPEVARGVEDFARENGYCVFLCNTNWDEKNEQKYLNILKERRVDGIIIAPVSVGTYEYISKEKEDIPVVYIGSRTEDDTSSYVVIDDFKAGYIATEYLIKLGHRNIAFIGGHDRSTSHMDRINGYKRALMENGLEADINSIMGYSFKKESGYGTFLEMIKNRKVPSAIVAENDIIALGIMESAERHGYRVPDDISIIGIDDIEFGALPKINLTTVAQPKFEIGQTACSILLDLISGSVDSRRVILEPFLIVRGTCKEV; the protein is encoded by the coding sequence ATGGCTGTAACAATAAAGGACATTGCAAAAGTAGCTGGCGTATCCTACGCTACGGTTTCGCGGGCGCTGAATGATCACCCTGAAATCAGTGACGAAACTAAAAAAAGAATTAAGGAAATAGCAAAACAGATGGGTTATACCCCAAATGCCGTTGCAAGAGGTCTGGTAAAAAAGAACACGAACATGATAGCCTTGCTGATACCTGACATAACAAATCCCTTTTACCCCGAGGTGGCGAGAGGGGTTGAAGATTTCGCGAGAGAGAACGGATATTGTGTTTTTCTGTGCAATACAAACTGGGACGAAAAAAATGAGCAGAAATACCTCAACATACTGAAAGAACGCAGGGTGGACGGCATAATCATAGCGCCTGTGTCGGTCGGCACGTACGAATACATTTCAAAGGAGAAAGAGGATATTCCCGTAGTTTATATAGGGAGCAGAACAGAAGACGACACATCAAGCTATGTCGTAATTGACGATTTTAAAGCCGGCTATATAGCCACCGAGTATCTTATAAAGCTCGGGCACAGAAATATCGCATTCATTGGCGGGCATGACAGATCCACTTCCCATATGGACCGTATAAACGGGTATAAACGTGCGCTTATGGAAAACGGGCTTGAAGCCGACATAAACAGCATCATGGGATACAGCTTCAAAAAAGAGAGCGGATACGGGACCTTTCTTGAGATGATTAAAAACAGAAAGGTGCCTTCGGCGATTGTCGCCGAAAATGACATTATTGCCCTCGGAATAATGGAATCCGCTGAAAGACACGGTTACCGTGTGCCCGATGACATTTCGATAATAGGCATAGACGACATTGAATTCGGGGCTTTGCCGAAAATAAACCTTACAACGGTGGCGCAGCCAAAATTTGAAATCGGTCAGACGGCATGCAGCATACTTCTTGATTTAATTTCAGGAAGCGTGGATTCAAGGCGGGTAATACTCGAACCCTTTTTAATAGTAAGAGGCACGTGCAAAGAGGTATGA
- the iolM gene encoding scyllo-inosose 3-dehydrogenase: MEGKMRGVTLIADWEPREGFKLGPKDIEGKQTYLGSQVWRNPRIEIREYDIPKPGPGEVLVKVKACGICGSDVHMAQPDEEGYIYYPGLTGFPAILGHELSGVVVEAGPGAIDKVTNKPFKGGEMVCTEEMVWCGACQPCADGFPNHCERLDEIGFNINGGFADYIVLPAKLLWSLEPLKKMYKTEEEIFLAGSLVEPFSVAYTAVIQRGGGIKPGDNVVICGGGPIGIAACAILKRQGAARVILSEPQPERAQLGKLMGADYIIDPTKEDFAERVLEITEGMGAKLYLEATGLPSVVYPGIEKAIWEGRTLDSTVVVVARAAAKMPVTGEVLQVRRAQIVGSQGHSGDGTFPRVIQSIASGMDVLPMITKKIKLEEVPENIVMLRTDRKECKITCVMD, translated from the coding sequence ATGGAAGGTAAAATGAGAGGCGTAACGCTTATTGCCGACTGGGAGCCCAGGGAAGGTTTCAAACTGGGGCCGAAGGACATTGAAGGAAAGCAGACGTATCTTGGCAGCCAGGTATGGAGAAATCCAAGAATTGAAATTCGTGAGTACGACATTCCGAAACCCGGGCCGGGGGAAGTACTGGTTAAGGTTAAGGCCTGCGGTATTTGCGGTAGCGACGTGCATATGGCGCAGCCCGATGAGGAAGGCTATATATATTACCCGGGCTTAACGGGTTTTCCTGCAATTTTGGGGCATGAGCTTTCGGGAGTTGTGGTAGAAGCAGGACCCGGCGCTATAGACAAGGTAACAAATAAGCCTTTTAAAGGCGGGGAGATGGTATGTACCGAGGAAATGGTATGGTGCGGAGCCTGCCAGCCATGTGCGGACGGATTCCCCAACCACTGTGAGCGACTGGACGAGATAGGTTTCAATATAAACGGAGGTTTTGCAGATTATATTGTGCTCCCTGCAAAACTTCTGTGGAGCCTTGAACCGCTGAAAAAGATGTATAAAACCGAAGAAGAAATTTTCCTTGCCGGATCTCTTGTAGAGCCTTTTTCAGTCGCATATACCGCAGTGATACAGAGAGGTGGCGGCATTAAACCCGGCGACAATGTGGTTATATGCGGTGGAGGCCCGATTGGAATTGCGGCGTGCGCAATCCTTAAACGGCAGGGTGCCGCAAGGGTTATTCTTTCAGAACCCCAGCCTGAAAGAGCACAGCTTGGAAAACTGATGGGCGCTGATTATATTATCGATCCGACAAAAGAAGATTTCGCAGAAAGAGTTCTTGAAATAACCGAGGGAATGGGAGCAAAACTGTACCTGGAAGCAACAGGACTGCCTTCGGTTGTGTACCCCGGAATTGAAAAGGCTATATGGGAAGGAAGAACGCTTGACAGCACCGTTGTTGTTGTTGCAAGGGCAGCGGCTAAGATGCCTGTGACCGGTGAGGTGCTGCAGGTAAGAAGGGCTCAGATTGTCGGTTCTCAGGGACACTCAGGCGACGGAACATTCCCGAGGGTAATCCAGAGCATTGCTTCTGGAATGGATGTACTGCCTATGATTACAAAGAAGATTAAACTGGAAGAAGTTCCGGAAAACATAGTCATGTTAAGAACCGACAGGAAAGAATGCAAGATTACCTGTGTCATGGATTAA
- the iolN gene encoding 3-dehydro-scyllo-inosose hydrolase, whose translation MAEKDKKWLLTDNPAIIFEDNEVGRLKKQIWDASKEEIEKILEEYGIPSESELGKPGCYIQNTPRYKVIEKRRKNDIVLVPIGCTENHGLHANSGLDTFMVTQILEGVRRYTAKKGYEVSLAFPPLNYGGHPYHHLGMPGTIVMPEEVVKETLIYTMLGLWNDGFRKIIMVNNHGHLWMLESAIQEFMKRYHLPGIFRVLDWHRAVREFFYPVDREDSMETHFVHADEAETSVALLLFKDMVDMSVVQDAEPKSFLPDGHFDKSVDPFRRPHRWSEGEGHAAIERAATPQGVVGKPSLASPEKAKRPIAAILKYLTLVIDQILEAFPPGTVPPVEETTLRTAKEMEPFLKEPLSEGWKSVYELPAMGVFTKL comes from the coding sequence ATGGCTGAAAAGGATAAAAAATGGCTTTTGACCGATAACCCGGCGATAATTTTCGAGGATAATGAAGTAGGAAGACTTAAAAAACAAATTTGGGACGCTTCAAAGGAAGAAATTGAAAAAATCCTTGAGGAATATGGAATACCCTCTGAGTCCGAGCTGGGCAAACCTGGCTGCTATATCCAGAATACCCCGAGATACAAGGTTATAGAAAAAAGAAGAAAAAACGACATAGTGCTGGTTCCGATAGGATGTACCGAAAACCATGGCCTGCATGCAAACAGCGGTCTTGACACCTTTATGGTGACACAGATACTTGAAGGTGTCAGAAGGTATACTGCGAAAAAAGGCTACGAAGTAAGCCTTGCTTTTCCGCCCCTCAATTACGGGGGCCATCCCTATCATCATCTCGGAATGCCCGGTACAATTGTAATGCCCGAGGAAGTGGTGAAGGAAACCCTTATTTACACAATGCTTGGCCTGTGGAATGACGGGTTCAGAAAAATAATCATGGTAAACAACCATGGGCATCTGTGGATGCTGGAATCCGCAATACAGGAGTTCATGAAGAGATATCACCTGCCCGGCATTTTCCGCGTACTGGACTGGCACAGGGCAGTACGTGAATTCTTCTACCCCGTGGACAGGGAAGACAGTATGGAAACCCATTTTGTCCATGCCGACGAGGCCGAAACATCGGTTGCCCTGCTGCTGTTCAAGGACATGGTTGACATGTCGGTAGTTCAGGACGCAGAACCTAAAAGCTTTCTTCCCGACGGGCACTTCGACAAATCGGTGGATCCGTTCAGAAGACCCCACCGCTGGTCCGAAGGGGAAGGCCATGCCGCAATAGAAAGAGCTGCGACACCTCAGGGCGTTGTGGGCAAGCCTTCGCTGGCATCGCCTGAAAAGGCGAAAAGGCCGATAGCTGCAATACTGAAGTACCTGACACTGGTTATTGACCAGATACTCGAGGCATTCCCTCCCGGAACGGTACCTCCTGTGGAAGAAACAACGCTGCGTACTGCAAAGGAAATGGAGCCGTTCCTGAAAGAACCCTTAAGTGAAGGCTGGAAATCGGTTTACGAATTACCTGCAATGGGTGTGTTCACGAAACTGTAA
- a CDS encoding sugar phosphate isomerase/epimerase family protein — MIKYSATVASGGTETMPYLFKGNVEQAVETCARNGFDAVELHLRTPDDIDRRRIKDICDMNGIAVSTIGTGMGYTFDGLYLTASDENIRKGAIERIKRHIDLAAFFRCAVIIGSMRGKMPENNGRETALKNYRESLLILADYAEKKDVTILMEPLNRYECNIHNTASEMRDFLISLGSGKLKILLDTFHMNIEEFGQNGMYDAIRICGEMLGHVHFADSNRKRPGSGHIDFSGILKTLKEIGYDKYIAFECLPWPDPETASAEGLKFIKSL; from the coding sequence ATGATAAAATACAGTGCAACCGTTGCAAGCGGCGGAACCGAAACAATGCCTTACCTTTTTAAGGGTAACGTCGAACAGGCCGTTGAAACCTGTGCAAGGAACGGTTTTGATGCGGTGGAACTGCATCTGAGAACACCCGATGATATTGACAGGCGGCGTATAAAGGATATCTGCGACATGAATGGCATTGCCGTTTCCACAATAGGTACCGGTATGGGATATACTTTTGACGGGCTGTATCTTACCGCTTCTGATGAAAATATAAGGAAGGGTGCGATTGAAAGAATTAAAAGGCATATCGATCTTGCCGCCTTTTTTAGGTGCGCCGTAATAATAGGTTCGATGCGGGGGAAAATGCCGGAAAACAACGGCAGGGAAACGGCTTTGAAAAATTACCGGGAATCCCTCCTGATATTGGCTGATTATGCCGAAAAAAAGGATGTTACCATTCTCATGGAACCCCTAAACCGGTATGAATGCAATATTCACAACACGGCGTCTGAAATGAGGGATTTTCTCATTTCTCTCGGAAGCGGCAAATTAAAAATTCTTCTTGATACGTTTCATATGAATATTGAAGAGTTTGGCCAGAACGGAATGTACGACGCAATAAGAATATGCGGGGAAATGCTGGGGCATGTGCATTTTGCCGACAGCAACAGAAAAAGGCCGGGCAGCGGGCATATAGATTTTTCCGGAATATTGAAAACGCTGAAAGAAATAGGATATGACAAATACATTGCCTTTGAATGCCTGCCGTGGCCCGACCCCGAAACTGCTTCGGCTGAAGGGCTGAAGTTTATTAAATCTCTTTAA
- the iolG gene encoding inositol 2-dehydrogenase, which yields MSEKVLNLGIIGAGRIGRLHAENIVSCYRNVRLKSVSDLYYENLQDWAKSLGIENLTGNYEDILNDPEIDAVLVCSPTDTHARISIEAARAGKHIFCEKPVDMDPNRIKEVLRQVEQAGVIFQVGFNRRFDKNFRRAYEMIREGKVGDIHVIRITSRDPAPPTPEYIRASGGIFMDMTIHDFDMMRYLSGSEVAEVYATGAAMIDKNIAELGDIDTAAVVLKFKNNAIGIIDNSRKAVYGYDQRIEVFGSKGCVTVSNETDSLAVLSNEEGVWSEKPKYFFLERYKESFIIEIGEFIDSILKGKKPPVGGVDGLNSVLIAMAAKKSYLTRQPVKVEL from the coding sequence TTGTCGGAGAAAGTTTTAAACCTTGGTATTATAGGAGCCGGCAGGATAGGGCGGCTTCATGCGGAGAATATCGTGTCCTGCTACAGAAATGTCCGACTGAAATCAGTTTCTGACCTTTACTACGAGAATCTTCAGGATTGGGCCAAAAGTCTCGGGATTGAGAATCTTACCGGAAATTACGAAGATATCCTGAATGATCCGGAAATAGATGCGGTGCTTGTATGCTCCCCGACCGACACCCATGCCCGTATTTCCATTGAAGCCGCAAGGGCCGGAAAGCATATTTTCTGTGAAAAACCCGTGGATATGGACCCCAACAGGATAAAGGAAGTACTCAGACAGGTCGAGCAGGCCGGAGTTATATTCCAGGTAGGTTTTAACAGACGCTTTGACAAGAATTTTAGAAGAGCATACGAAATGATAAGGGAAGGAAAAGTGGGTGACATACATGTTATCAGGATCACATCAAGGGATCCCGCTCCTCCGACGCCTGAATATATCCGTGCGTCGGGTGGTATTTTCATGGACATGACTATCCATGATTTTGACATGATGAGGTACCTGTCGGGCAGCGAAGTAGCCGAAGTGTACGCAACGGGGGCGGCAATGATTGACAAAAACATAGCCGAACTCGGCGACATAGATACTGCGGCGGTGGTATTAAAATTTAAGAACAATGCCATCGGAATAATAGACAACAGCAGAAAAGCGGTATACGGTTATGATCAGCGTATAGAGGTATTCGGCTCGAAAGGGTGTGTAACCGTTTCGAATGAAACCGACAGCCTCGCGGTATTAAGCAATGAAGAGGGTGTGTGGTCCGAAAAGCCGAAATATTTCTTCCTTGAAAGGTACAAAGAATCCTTTATTATAGAAATAGGAGAATTCATTGACAGTATATTAAAAGGAAAAAAACCTCCTGTCGGAGGTGTGGACGGGCTTAATTCAGTTCTGATCGCGATGGCGGCGAAAAAATCTTATTTAACCCGACAGCCCGTAAAGGTTGAATTGTGA